From a region of the Paenibacillus sp. R14(2021) genome:
- a CDS encoding asparagine synthase-related protein: protein MSAIAGILCYDDESVSTKDGAKLMQALQRYPADDAQTWHGGSVFLGCHAQWITPESVHERLPYYDGHSRLAITADAIIDNRAELFDRLQIDYGRRKGMTDSELIAAAYLKWGREAPRFLIGDYAFVIWDEQKRLLFGARDLLGNRTLYYQRQERRFAFCTVINPLFELSGAKKAVNESWFAEFLAIPIILDSVEVNATVYRDIEQLPPAHWLAVEDGKLTLGQYDKIEAPRESLRLKSNGEYEEAFRDVFREAVSSKLRTFRRVGASLSGGLDSGAVIGFAADPLRKEGKTLHTYSYVPSNDFVDWTPRRMVADESPYIQATVRHVGNIAHNGLDFGDRDSFGEIDDLIGLLEAPYKFFENSFWIKGILERAQQDGVSVLLTGARGNYSISWGPAMDYYAQLLRKLRWFRFYRELKHYGRRMNIGRSRLLPILGKQAFPFAARSVNATGSAGETPQVIHPDFAARTGVFEKLKRHDVGLDGCVFDEFEARDYQFGNLATSNHQGTSVTKFSLRYGVWERDPTADPRVVRFCLSVPIEQYVQNGMDRSLVRRATASYLPDDVRLNQRVRGVQGADWIHRMLPAWRYFTEELRKLCRDPVAAHYLNVDQIKASLEKIGPAPKPEFAYDADARLLMRALIAWRFLRQLA, encoded by the coding sequence ATGAGCGCAATTGCCGGCATTCTATGCTACGACGATGAATCCGTATCGACTAAGGACGGCGCGAAGCTGATGCAAGCCTTGCAGCGGTACCCGGCCGACGACGCGCAAACCTGGCATGGCGGGTCGGTCTTTCTGGGCTGCCACGCCCAATGGATTACGCCGGAATCGGTTCATGAGCGTTTGCCTTACTATGACGGTCACAGCCGGCTGGCCATTACCGCGGACGCGATCATCGACAACCGGGCGGAATTGTTCGACCGGCTGCAGATCGATTACGGCCGGCGGAAAGGGATGACGGACAGCGAGCTGATTGCCGCTGCCTATCTGAAGTGGGGCAGGGAAGCCCCCCGTTTCTTGATCGGGGACTACGCCTTCGTCATTTGGGACGAGCAGAAGCGGCTCCTGTTCGGCGCCCGCGATTTATTGGGCAACCGGACGCTGTATTATCAGCGGCAGGAACGGCGTTTCGCCTTTTGTACGGTGATCAATCCGTTGTTCGAGCTGTCCGGCGCCAAGAAGGCGGTGAACGAGTCCTGGTTTGCGGAGTTTCTCGCGATTCCCATCATTCTGGATTCCGTCGAAGTGAACGCCACCGTGTATCGCGATATTGAGCAGCTCCCTCCCGCGCACTGGCTTGCGGTGGAAGACGGGAAGCTGACGCTTGGGCAGTACGATAAGATCGAAGCGCCCCGGGAGTCGCTGCGGCTGAAGTCGAACGGTGAATACGAGGAAGCGTTTCGCGACGTGTTTCGGGAAGCCGTCTCATCGAAGCTCCGGACGTTCCGCCGGGTCGGCGCGAGCTTGAGCGGCGGATTGGACTCCGGCGCGGTCATCGGCTTCGCCGCGGACCCGCTGCGCAAGGAAGGGAAAACCTTACATACATACAGTTACGTGCCATCGAACGATTTCGTGGATTGGACGCCGAGAAGGATGGTGGCCGACGAAAGTCCATACATTCAAGCTACCGTCCGGCATGTCGGGAATATCGCGCACAACGGTCTGGATTTTGGAGACCGGGACTCGTTCGGGGAGATCGACGATTTGATCGGCCTCCTGGAAGCACCCTATAAGTTCTTCGAGAACTCGTTCTGGATCAAAGGTATTCTTGAACGGGCGCAGCAGGACGGCGTTTCCGTGCTGCTGACGGGCGCGCGCGGGAATTACAGCATTTCCTGGGGACCGGCGATGGACTATTACGCCCAGCTGCTAAGGAAGCTGCGTTGGTTCCGTTTCTACCGCGAGCTCAAGCACTATGGGCGGCGCATGAATATCGGCCGTTCGCGGTTGCTGCCCATTCTCGGCAAACAAGCCTTTCCCTTTGCGGCTAGATCCGTTAACGCTACAGGCTCGGCGGGCGAAACGCCGCAGGTCATCCATCCGGATTTCGCGGCAAGAACAGGCGTGTTCGAGAAGCTGAAACGGCATGACGTCGGCTTGGACGGCTGCGTCTTCGACGAGTTCGAGGCCAGGGACTATCAGTTCGGAAATTTGGCGACCTCGAACCACCAAGGGACGTCCGTCACCAAGTTTTCCTTGCGCTACGGCGTGTGGGAACGGGATCCGACCGCCGATCCGCGGGTGGTCCGCTTCTGCCTGTCCGTGCCGATCGAGCAGTACGTCCAGAACGGCATGGACCGCTCGCTCGTCCGCAGGGCGACCGCCTCGTATTTGCCGGACGACGTGCGGCTGAATCAGCGCGTCCGCGGCGTCCAAGGGGCGGATTGGATCCACCGCATGCTGCCCGCATGGCGCTATTTTACCGAGGAGCTGCGGAAGCTATGCCGCGACCCCGTCGCCGCGCATTATTTGAACGTGGATCAGATCAAGGCTTCGCTCGAGAAAATCGGCCCGGCCCCCAAGCCGGAATTCGCTTACGACGCGGATGCCAGGCTCTTGATGCGGGCTCTGATCGCCTGGCGGTTCTTGCGGCAATTGGCGTGA
- a CDS encoding nucleotidyltransferase family protein has product MDHDYTLDISAFPEELNIMLAFLRSDADLQADQSVMPSLPHIDWNQFLELVQHHRVYPQLYARMKSSQLIPADVLQALHRDFTQNTFQMLRLSGEMERVCVSLQENGISPLVLKGPVLAKDLYGDLSLRTSKDLDILIPMESVEAAEKQLLGLGYQSDGHGPRLFNWKWKMHHISFTHPQTGIQVEIHWRLNSDMGKEPPFDDLWSRRRRSPLSKRDIYLLGSEDLFMYLVSHGARHGWFRLRWLADIDRMARRSLDWGALISLMRRYQCLQLGGQALTLAAGLFRTPIPPDAGPMLSGAHRRELAERSLYFIRDIVSFSPGDKELDRMYKRYLFALKTKRQKSVYMFSQLYPSFRDTEALPLPKSLHFLYFPLRPFVWIWRQMKQEA; this is encoded by the coding sequence ATGGATCACGATTACACGCTTGATATAAGCGCTTTTCCGGAGGAATTAAACATCATGCTGGCGTTCTTGCGGTCGGATGCCGATTTACAAGCGGATCAATCGGTTATGCCATCGCTGCCGCACATCGATTGGAATCAATTTCTGGAGCTTGTCCAGCATCACCGGGTTTATCCGCAGCTGTACGCCCGGATGAAATCCAGCCAATTGATTCCTGCCGATGTTCTGCAAGCCCTTCATCGCGATTTCACGCAAAATACGTTTCAAATGCTGCGATTGAGCGGTGAAATGGAACGGGTTTGCGTATCCCTTCAGGAGAACGGGATATCGCCGTTAGTCTTGAAAGGGCCGGTGCTCGCCAAGGATTTGTACGGCGATCTCTCGCTCCGCACATCCAAGGATCTCGACATTCTCATTCCGATGGAGAGCGTGGAAGCCGCCGAGAAACAGCTGCTGGGCCTTGGCTACCAGAGCGACGGCCATGGTCCGCGCCTCTTCAATTGGAAGTGGAAGATGCATCATATTTCCTTTACGCACCCGCAGACGGGAATCCAGGTGGAGATCCATTGGCGGCTCAATTCCGACATGGGCAAGGAGCCGCCATTCGATGATCTCTGGAGCCGGAGAAGGCGCAGCCCGCTTTCCAAGCGGGACATCTATCTGCTGGGGAGCGAGGACCTTTTCATGTACCTCGTCTCGCACGGCGCCCGTCACGGCTGGTTTCGGCTGCGCTGGCTGGCGGACATCGACAGGATGGCGCGCCGAAGCCTGGATTGGGGCGCCCTCATTTCGCTCATGCGCCGCTACCAATGCCTGCAGCTGGGCGGGCAGGCGCTCACGCTGGCCGCCGGCTTGTTCCGGACGCCGATTCCGCCTGATGCAGGGCCGATGCTCTCGGGCGCCCATCGGCGGGAACTGGCGGAACGTTCGCTTTATTTCATCCGGGACATCGTCTCGTTCTCTCCGGGCGACAAGGAGCTGGACAGGATGTACAAACGCTACTTGTTCGCCTTGAAGACGAAGCGGCAAAAATCGGTCTACATGTTCAGTCAGCTGTACCCCAGCTTCAGGGATACGGAGGCGCTCCCACTCCCGAAATCGCTGCATTTTCTATATTTCCCTTTACGGCCGTTCGTCTGGATCTGGCGGCAGATGAAGCAGGAAGCGTGA
- a CDS encoding lasso peptide biosynthesis B2 protein translates to MLEALAYLALARVMKALPFSRIAPSLGGRALETPLVHDPSDETAIRRVAQAVRVMSRHTVWESQCLVRAIAAKKMLERRRIESTLYLGTARNGEGKMIAHAWLRSGPFYVTGAEEMRMFTTVAAFGSNKRAERMEGA, encoded by the coding sequence ATGCTGGAAGCGCTCGCTTATTTGGCCCTGGCACGCGTCATGAAAGCGCTGCCGTTCTCCAGGATCGCGCCTTCTCTTGGGGGACGCGCGCTGGAAACGCCGCTGGTTCACGATCCGTCGGACGAGACGGCGATCCGCCGCGTCGCGCAGGCGGTCCGGGTCATGAGCCGCCACACGGTTTGGGAAAGCCAGTGCCTGGTGAGGGCGATCGCCGCCAAAAAAATGCTGGAACGGCGGAGGATCGAGAGCACGCTTTATTTGGGAACGGCGAGGAACGGCGAAGGGAAGATGATCGCACACGCTTGGCTTCGAAGCGGGCCCTTCTACGTGACCGGAGCCGAGGAAATGCGGATGTTCACGACGGTAGCCGCATTCGGATCGAACAAACGCGCGGAGAGGATGGAAGGTGCCTGA
- a CDS encoding lasso peptide biosynthesis PqqD family chaperone, with amino-acid sequence MTNLSLVEQTVVQSTGSVVSDMSGEKVMFVVSSGKYYNLGAIGGRVWELIASPIPVKQLVDALMAEYDVELSACEKQVEAFLKNLHAEALIEVRKGEA; translated from the coding sequence ATGACGAATTTATCCCTAGTGGAACAAACGGTCGTACAATCGACAGGCAGCGTTGTCAGCGATATGAGCGGAGAGAAGGTCATGTTCGTCGTAAGCTCGGGCAAATATTACAATCTTGGCGCGATCGGAGGCAGGGTGTGGGAGCTGATCGCTTCGCCGATTCCTGTCAAACAACTGGTCGACGCGCTTATGGCCGAATACGACGTCGAGCTCTCGGCTTGCGAGAAACAGGTGGAGGCGTTTCTGAAGAACCTGCATGCGGAAGCGTTGATCGAGGTCCGGAAAGGTGAAGCGTAA